The Toxorhynchites rutilus septentrionalis strain SRP chromosome 3, ASM2978413v1, whole genome shotgun sequence genome includes a region encoding these proteins:
- the LOC129777422 gene encoding glycerate kinase gives MLSLLKRYSNFKSVGYRLQHVTSRDMDHSIDQLTSLFLSTMDTVKPKALFHNYLKSSENIFKQLEIPDKTYHVIGFGKAVLGMAVQMERILGEKLQSGCISIPVGTYQRFKDDEDFQLSISSRIKIYECARNNLPDEDAVEAARAIKSLAESTTSSDVLCVLISGGGSALLPLPKDPITLGEKLSVIKSLSASGATINELNIVRILLSAVKGGKLAYAARNCYKLLSFIISDVIDDPLPLIASGPTVKNNINNDDAWNVINKYGIAWNIPSSIAKVLDTSESVHIPDNFSEIHLIGSNKIAIQHIVQSAERIDAIVIALSERVQGNVEDLSKAYAELALVIIRFRNGELSKSNLIERLNRIGKILYFTRETSSELFEQLSSGNGKDVLLVAGGETTVVIRGNGKGGRNQELALRFSYECSRISDLHNNAVLLSAGTDGIDGPTNAAGAIGCSAVIDDFLSTGNVKSPRDFIEDNDSYTFYQQVNKGNYHITIGHTGTNVMDIHLLYIPWMQKDSHGTLS, from the coding sequence ATGCTATCGTTGCTCAAGAGATATTCGAATTTCAAATCGGTTGGATATCGACTGCAGCACGTGACGAGTAGAGATATGGATCACTCAATAGATCAACTGACATCATTGTTCCTGAGCACGATGGATACCGTCAAACCGAAAGCTTTATTCCACAACTATCTGAAGAGCTCGGAGAACATTTTCAAGCAATTGGAAATTCCCGACAAAACCTATCATGTGATTGGCTTCGGGAAAGCTGTTCTCGGAATGGCTGTACAAATGGAGCGAATACTTGGTGAGAAGCTACAAAGCGGCTGCATCAGCATTCCAGTCGGAACGTACCAGCGTTTCAAAGACGACGAAGACTTTCAGTTGAGCATTTCGAGCAGAATCAAGATTTATGAGTGCGCGCGAAACAATCTTCCGGATGAGGACGCAGTGGAAGCTGCGAGAGCAATCAAATCGCTGGCGGAGAGTACGACTTCGAGCGATGTGTTATGCGTTCTTATTTCTGGTGGAGGTTCGGCATTATTGCCACTTCCAAAAGATCCAATAACGCTCGGAGAGAAACTGTCTGTAATAAAATCACTAAGCGCTTCGGGAGCTACCATTAATGAATTGAACATTGTCAGAATATTGCTTTCAGCAGTCAAGGGAGGGAAGCTAGCTTATGCAGCCAGGAACTGCTATAAACTCTTGAGTTTCATCATATCTGATGTTATTGATGATCCGCTTCCGCTGATCGCTAGTGGGCCAACCGTAAAAAATAACATTAACAACGATGATGCTTGGAACGTTATTAATAAATACGGCATCGCGTGGAATATTCCCAGTTCGATTGCAAAAGTTCTAGATACTTCGGAATCGGTACATATTCCAGATAATTTTTCGGAGATACACTTAATTGGGTCCAACAAGATTGCTATTCAGCATATTGTACAAAGCGCCGAGCGAATCGATGCGATTGTTATAGCGCTTTCAGAGCGAGTGCAGGGAAACGTTGAAGATCTCAGCAAAGCCTATGCTGAATTGGCTCTAGTCATTATTCGGTTCCGGAACGGCGAACTTTCGAAGTCCAACCTCATCGAGCGATTAAATCGAATAGGGAAAATATTATACTTTACCAGGGAAACAAGTTCGGAACTCTTCGAGCAACTATCATCTGGTAATGGTAAAGATGTGCTCCTGGTAGCAGGTGGAGAGACGACTGTGGTAATACGGGGGAACGGTAAGGGTGGACGTAATCAAGAGCTGGCACTGAGATTCAGTTATGAGTGTTCCCGAATTAGTGACCTACACAACAATGCAGTTTTACTCTCCGCTGGCACCGATGGGATTGACGGACCAACAAATGCTGCTGGTGCAATCGGATGTAGCGCTGTTATTGATGATTTTCTTTCGACAGGGAACGTGAAATCACCTCGCGATTTCATTGAAGATAACGATTCGTACACATTCTATCAGCAAGTAAACAAGGGAAATTATCATATTACCATTGGTCATACGGGCACAAATGTGATGGATATTCACCTTCTTTATATTCCATGGATGCAAAAAGATTCACATGGCACACTGTCttaa